A segment of the Streptomyces diastaticus subsp. diastaticus genome:
GTCCATGGTGCGTCCGGTCAGGCACAGTTCCATGGCCTTGGCCTTGCCCACGGCGCGGGTCAGCCGCTGGGAGCCGCCGATGCCCGGGATCACACCGAGTTTGATCTCGGGCTGGCCGAAGACGGCGGTGTCGGCGGCGAGCAGGATGTCGCACAGCATGGCCAGCTCGCAGCCGCCGCCGAGCGCGTACCCCGACACGGCCGCGACCGTCGGCGTCCGCAGCTGTCCGAGCCGGTCCCAGGCGGTGAACCAGTCGGTGAGGTACATGTCCATGTACCCCTGGGGCTGCATCTCCTTGATGTCGGCGCCGGCCGCGAACGCCTTCCCCGAGCCGGTGATGACGATGCAGCCGCAGTCCGGGTCCCGGTCGAGGGCCTCGGTGGCGGCCACGACCTCGTTCATCACCTGGAGGTTCAGGGCGTTGAGGGCCTTCGGCCGGTTGAGCGTGAGGAGGGCGGTGCGGCCCCTGCGCTCGACCAGGATGGTTTCGTGGTCGGTGGTCATGCGGTCCCCCGGCTCCCTTCCCTGATGGTGCGTACGATGCCCGAGAAGTCCTCGGAGTCGCCGACTCCTTCGGCGAAGACCGCGTACAGCTCGGCCGCGCGCAGCCCGAGTTCGGCGTGGACGCCGCCCTCGCGGACGGCGTTGGCGGCCAGGCCCAGGTCCTTGGCCATGAGGGAGGCGGCGAAGCCCGGCCGGTAGTCGCGGTTGGCGGGACTGGTCGGCACCGGTCCGGGGACGGGGCAGTTGACGCTGAGGGCCCAGCACTGCCCGGATGCCGTGGAGGCCACG
Coding sequences within it:
- a CDS encoding enoyl-CoA hydratase — encoded protein: MTTDHETILVERRGRTALLTLNRPKALNALNLQVMNEVVAATEALDRDPDCGCIVITGSGKAFAAGADIKEMQPQGYMDMYLTDWFTAWDRLGQLRTPTVAAVSGYALGGGCELAMLCDILLAADTAVFGQPEIKLGVIPGIGGSQRLTRAVGKAKAMELCLTGRTMDAAEAERAGLVSRTVPADDLLGEALAVAETVAAMSLPVAMMAKEAVGRAFETTLTEGVRFERRLFHAVFATADQKEGMAAFADKRSPVFRHR